The sequence ATCATGTTATTTTGATCGGAGTTCAGCAACTTGTGACCAATGTAATTCTGGAACAAAATCTTCTGTAAATGCTttccaaaaaaacaaatgcaccTGTGATCTGGGTTTAGTGGAAGCCACTGATAAAGGTCCCAAACAAGTCTCGGAGCACAAGGGGTCTTTGTGCTTAGTACATTCTCAGAATTCAAGTCAAGAATCAAGATCTGGGGATGATCACAGACATGTCTTTAAACCAAGGTTTGGGCGACCAAAgcataaaaatagtaaaaacttTAACCAACAAACAATATCCAGTACTCCCATATCTGAGGAAGTAGATTTTGACAAAgaggaagaagaaaacaaagcTCATAAGAGCAATGTGTCCAAGATCATGTTTAAGACAGCTAAGGAAACTCTTCTTGCTTCTAATCCTGCAGCTAAGAGAACATTGGGTACATCAAGGAAAGCTCAGGCTAAGTTTGTGTCACCTATGATTGGAGCTCAGTAAGTACTTCACTAAGTATATTATGTGTTGCATACTAAACTGGTATTCAATGCTTATATTAATTCCAGAGATAAACAGGAGACTGTTGTGCCTGAACTGACAGATGAGCGACTCAAACATATTGATCCTAAAATGATTGAGTTGATTGAAAGTGAGATTATTGATAAGGGAACACCCATAGGTTAGTATGtcatataagtttatttttcatattatatgATTCTTGTCTTCCTAGAagatgaaatgaaatattttttttataggttgGGATGACATAGCAGGTCTGCACATGGCTAAATCAGTGATACAAGAAGCAGTGGTGTGGCCCCTACTCCGCCCTGACATATTCACTGGACTGAGACGGCCACCTAAGGGAATTCTCTTGTTTGGACCACCTGGCACTGGGAAAACTTTAATTGGTAACTCAATAAAAAGATTGAAGATTAGATAAAACATTCAAACCCTTGCTGAGTTACTCTACAAATCTGGGGATCACATTggccaaaaataaatgaaacagatTATTTAAAACTCTCTTATAAGTTTTTAACAAATTGTGTATGTTAGGTAAATGTGTGGCGGCACAATGCCACGCCACCTTCTTCAGTATATCGGCGTCGTCGCTCACGTCCAAGTGGATCGGCGAcggagaaaagatggtacgcgCGCTCTTTGCCGTCGCCAGATGTCACCAGCCTGCTGTATgactacaataatttatttctatttatgaaGAATGTCGATACATTTGCTTGCTTGCTTACAAAAATCTAATATTACAGGTGATTTTCATAGATGAGATAGATTCTCTGCTAACTCAGCGTAGCGACACTGAGCATGAAGCCACTAGGAGAATAAAGACAGAGTTCTTAGTGCAGTTCGACGGCGCAGCTACTGGTAATAATTTTATATCGTACTCAATTTCGAACATAatcttatttttactttatgtttAACAAAAATTCTGCAACAGGTGAGGAAGATCGGCTCCTGATAGTCGGCGCGACTAACAGGCCTCAAGAGTTGGATGAGGCAGCGCGCAGGCGCCTCGTCAAGCGGCTCTACATACCACTGCCTGATGCTGGTGTGAGTATATCCTATAAGCAGTGGCTGAGCTTGCCTGCGAGGCTTTCTGGCAAAAATGCTGAACCAATTGAGATATTTGGGCTGAAGATAGGAGATGAGAGGAGGacgtgggaagtagttccctcgggacgcaagCAATGTCGCGGAATAAGTCTAGTATTTCACGTCTATATATTATACATCTTTTCAGGCTCGCGAACAAATAATAGCGAACCTTCTAGAAAACGAAAACAATGATTTAACACCGCAACATATATCGGAGATCGCAAACTTAACGGATGGTTACTCTGGCGCCGACATGAAGTCTCTCTGCTCGGAGGCCGCGATGGGACCCATTCGCTCCGTGCCTCTCTCGCAAATCGTCAGCATTAGTAGACATAaggttaatattttgtaatgcaCTTAATTAGCTCTCCTGTTGGCGCTATTATGattaaatgaaacaattttattttattcatgaattattgataatgtattgttttaattttgagtattcTTTCAGGTGCGCCCAGTATGTGTTCAAGATTTCGTAAATGCGTTACAAAGGGTGAAGCCTAGCGTGTCTCAAGATGACCTAGGACAGTATGTTCGGTGGAATACAACCTACGGCCAAGGATTTtaataaaccatttatttaattttttatttgatttatttaatttctttccCATTCGTCGCCAAAGCCTCGTCCGTACTTCATCACGGTGCATAACGGACAGGTCTGTGATGTTGGCACAGAGTTGGCACTAGGATAGGGGCAGGACGATGTTGGTTTGTCCCCATACTAATAAGGTATTCGGACCGgtaaaatataagaataaattacgACAAAtccaactttttgttattgAAGGAGAATCCACGTGGGGAGAAGTGCGTGCTGGAGTGTCTCCTCGCACGTGAGCGCCACAGCTTATTATGTGTAGAAACTGCGCTCGTTGTCGCGGGAATCCACATTCTTCTGCAGAGAAACCCACCTAACCCAATGTAATTTTGTCTTTGGTTCTTGACACCATATGTGTCAAGTTGACATTATTGACAAATTGTCAAGTCAAGTCTTGTCACAGCAAGCAAGTAAATGTTTGCATTATTTTGGCGCGATGTACTCCTTAACTTTCAGAATGATCGATTTTTGCAAAAATGACCTAAAGATATTATACCCAAGTTAatcataagtttatttttttacaaatataaatccGAACTATACGACTAAATCAATATGGAGCAAGAGAATCGTGTTGTAGTGCTCATAGATATGGACTGTTTTTACTGCCAAGTGGAAGAAAAACTGAATCCTGAGTTAGCTGGGAAACCTATCGCTGTAGTGCAATATAATCCTTGGAAAGGCGGCGGGTAAATGACATACAAGAATTTCTATTTGTTACTTACATCATGTTGCGAAACTCATTAATTATTCACAATGTATTGTGAATGTTACTACTGTATTTTTACTTCCTTTTTTCAGGATCATTGCTGTTAACTACGTTGCAAGAGACCGGGGCGTTACGCGCCATATGAGAGGTGACGAGGCGAAGGCTAAGTGTCCGGACATAGAGCTGCCTTCAGTACCTTGTTTTAGAGGAAAAGCTGACATTTCCAAGTAAGACCTATTTAACTATACATATTTGAATCGTTCGCAACACAGTATAATAAGTAGTATTCTAAACTCAAAATACCATGAATAATTACTTCAGTTTCTAAATTCATTGCAGTATCTACCTTGTATGACCTTTGGTACGTAGCTTGCGATAAGTGATGTTTGTTTGAAGAGGTAAAATGTAGTTATAAGCAACTTAGTAATAAGCAACATGTAGCCCTAGTAGTCACAgagtactttttatattatgaaatagagGTCCAACTCGACTACCAAACTAAGTAAGACAAGTGGCGCCTTCTGAACGCAGGTTTAAGAAACTATTTgtcaatatatatacatatagctacataaagCAGTGGTTACTGGGTCTAGgtagatttttgtttctttttgtttaatatttataagatgtttttcaataaataaaacactgataacctttaatataatttatttttttcttttaaaacatttcatgTATAATTTTTTCGCTTTTAGCTTATAGGAATCCGTATCATCATCACACTCTCtcctatttattaatattttattaatatctttacagtaattgtaaataaagaatCTGCAGGATATATTGATTAAAAAGTctattaatttttctttatgaatttcacattttatgaaatcgaatttcaaatgtataaatattaatgttttgatgaaatcttttaaatattttttttccaaacattttttaattattgtgtaatttatatCCTGCAGATTCGAAACACAATTTAAGAGAGAGTCGCTGGGACTGCAAAGCCATTTTTTATTAGCATACTctctatattttaaataatcgtgTTCCTGATCGgacattaaattttttttacattcactACAACCCTTGAAGACTTTCTTCTTAgcggttttaataaaataaccgcTAACATATTGTAGCCCCCCAATTATACGGGGGTCGCTTTTGTCTTCAAGGGCTGTAAATTCAATGTCCGGAATCTCAGAGAGCTCacaatttatttgttctttGCAGGCCCCGCTTGTGATGAGAACTTCATGCAAAGCGTGGCAATTATCTGCCTCACAATTTGTCCCTGGGGCATGGACACTAGATAGGCTGTTTATTAAAAGGCTGCTAAATGCTGCTTCAAATCCATCTGGAGTAGGGTTTACGTTGCGGCATCCTTGACTCCTTATCGATCCAAAAAAATTTTCTATTGGATCCTGATTCAGATGCCGCAACCAAACCGATGTCACTCCGTACTTcgcagcaattttttttaaaagcagtTCTATTCCTTCTAGTGTCCATACCCAGTTACTTAAGGTGGGAACATACTCCACATTCGAGGTTTTTACATTCacaaatttcatattttttaaaaatatttttgcctcCATCCATGTTTTGTGATGTATTGAGTTCGGCGTCGCAGGTCCCAGCAGTGGTTTACTGTGCTTCCTTTTCCCGAAGCTTCCGTTAATGGAGTCAAAAAGTTTGTCAAAAAACAAGATGACGTCCGCTGTATTTTGCGCATCTTGAGAGATTATTCctttttctgcaaaaaaataagaaaaaaaatattaataaatattcctCACACGTTCTTACAACGCAATCTAGTCCCAAACAAAGCATTGCTTGCTTGTAATTTGGGTACAGCAGACAACCAATAAATgaacttatataaatataaatattttataaataacataacatagtgTACATATGTAGAAACACCCACACACATAAATGTTTGACTtatgcgggaatcgaacccgcgacctCCTGTGGCAGGCAGATACACTGGCTACTATGGCATCTAGTCATCAATAAGAaacttgttattattaaatctgAACTGGGAgcagtttttaatttgtgaaaacttttactatacaatcttccgcccgcggttcTACCGCATCCCGTGAAAGCTACTTCGCGCACCCAGATTAAAAGTCACTTTtagtcttcctcaataaatgagctatctaacggTGAAAGATTATTTCAAATTAGACCTGATCGACCTTGGTGATTGGATTGGTTCTTCAGATTAGCATGGTtaagaaaacatacaaacaaaaaaatcttcagctttataatatataagtatcgataaaataatgcaatgtgaaaacattatgtaataaagtttatttacctgCTAGGTAGCCCATATTTGATGCTACAGTTTGGCTGAATAGTTGCGTAGCAAATTTAACTTTCATCCGTGGAATTTTACTGGGAATGCAGTGGGAGTCTGTTAATTTTGGCACCAGTCTTATGCCTTTGTAGCCTGGGTTTTCTTGGTGCAGTGCAGTTATGTGTTCCCACTTTGCCATTAGCATTTTGTTGtcttttttatatagtagatttttcgttattaaattatttcttatacATTTCATTAAGTGAGGTGGGTCATACAAGGGAATGATttcctgtttatttattaaaataatatttccctcAGGTTCTTCTGATTTTCTTAACAGAATACCTCTTGTTTCTTGTAACAAGAATTTAATGCAGTTAACATTATTTGTTCCTTGGTCGCACACTGTTGCTACCACATTAAGACCAGCATTTTGTAGTTCTGTGATGACAGCCTTTAATTGTTTTGCCAGTTCTGGTCCCTTTGTGGCAGACTGAGAAAATGTGTATGCAACGGGttgcttataattttttataagtccTCTTATCATAAATACCTGCGCATGATCTGCATACTCAGGCAGTGTCTCTTGCCCATTGGTTACAAACCCACTCACTCTGTCCTTCCTTTCATTGTATGCCACATTCGGTTTTAGTGACATTTCGTCAAAAAGAACCACACATAATTTGTGCTCTGGTTTCATTTTAAGTGtggctttttttatttgtgccaTCAAATTTTTATTGATACCAGCATTTATATCtgccatattaattaattttattaaaatttggcgTGATGGCAGGATAAAGATTTTCCTCAGGAATCTGTATCCTTTTGGGCTTTGCTTGAGGATAGTCAAAGCTACAATTTTTTCCTCTAATGTGAAACGCCGgccttttttttcctttttgtgCTCCCTGAACTGCAGCAAAGTTAAAATTTTTGATGTGCTAGACATTTTGTCTAGAGTTTCTAAAAATTGAGGGTTTGTAGTAATATTTTGCAGGGCCTTGATCTTGATTGCCTGCTTTTTAACCTTGCTACGGCATTTGCTGAGTTTCACACCAACTTGCAGCATTTTCTGATACAGAGCACGCTCAGTTTTCGTAACAGCAACCTGTTTTACCGCCTTCTTACTAACACATTTAACTTTGCGAtgcactgaaaaaataataagaatcatatgaataaaaattgcaGAATTTAAGAGTACATATGAGTGAGATAGCATCAAAGCTAGTTGTGTGTGAAAGTATCCCAtgattgaaatatgtattaaatctaTAAATCAGTACCTAGTTAATAAACCATGATAGTGAGTGTAACAAGCAAACTCAGCTTTGAAGTTATTAAGTTTGATTACAATTGTGTTGCTTACCAAGATCTTTCACCACCTCAacattttcttcttcactatgAGGCTGTCTATCACTGTGTACAGACTGAGATTCTGAAGTGACAGGATCTGAAAGGTCATTAACATATTTGGTAAGAAATGTGTGCCTATTATATACAAACCAATTAAGCTGATGATCATTACCATCATCATGAATGTAGCAGTTCATATTGAGTAACCATTATTTGAatcatattgaattaattaaagccAGCCCACTACtagacaaagttactttttcttttatatagtttataatatcaactagcgacccgccccggcttcgcacgggataacagtatttccccagtatttaatgtatgttattatacataaaaaccttcctcttgaatcactctacctattacaaaaaaccgcatcaaaatccgttgcgtagttttaaagatttgagcgttcatagggacatacaacatgacacatgacagaaaaagcgactttgttttatactatgtagtgataaggATGTTAACATTTTAGGACTTATGCATATGacatataaatgtaatttaacaaACTGTATTTCATCAATCACTCTTGTCTTAAGGGATAGGTTTATAGAGAGGCTAGTTTACTTTAATTGTTTGCAAAATTATAactcaggaacaacaaaaataattcaatttaagatgattttaaggtaaattagcacatttatcgagagaggctacattttatccgggcgCATGAAGGAGTTCCAGGACAGAATATGTGTAAAATAATTGCTGATTAAATGCTTGTATGTAGGATCACTCACCAAGATTCTCTTTCATTTGTACATCTTCAATTGAACCTTGTGAGTGTATATGTAGATGCGCAGgttctgtaaataataatattcagtgaTTAGTATATGTTATTATTACATCATTTATTGCTAGTGTCTATCTATCAATTACACTATATGCTGTCCGCATGGGTGCCGCATATTATGCACAAATATGTTGACATTATTGAAAAGAAACaagtattaaacaaaacaaagtaatacaaaagtaaattatttcagaCATGGTAATGGTTTTTTGTATGCCTAAGTGAGAGTAGTAGAAATCATAATTGACATGTACCTTGAAAACTAGACGTTATGGATACCACATATTATGTTTGGAACATTTGATCTATGATTCATTACCTATTCATTCAGTCAAGAGGGTACCAAAATTGTGTAATGCAGTGCTATTTAAGTattacaacaaattaaaaatagcaaAGGA is a genomic window of Helicoverpa zea isolate HzStark_Cry1AcR chromosome 6, ilHelZeax1.1, whole genome shotgun sequence containing:
- the LOC124630972 gene encoding fidgetin-like protein 1; the protein is MFETVQIEGLFPEEENDNNLSTTNKSFYQQYKLSLASASNIASTAILNDIWNNNQEMLGDSATKHIHNSANFLLQNADTSNTKTWKSCLNNFDASCYFDRSSATCDQCNSGTKSSVNAFQKNKCTCDLGLVEATDKGPKQVSEHKGSLCLVHSQNSSQESRSGDDHRHVFKPRFGRPKHKNSKNFNQQTISSTPISEEVDFDKEEEENKAHKSNVSKIMFKTAKETLLASNPAAKRTLGTSRKAQAKFVSPMIGAQDKQETVVPELTDERLKHIDPKMIELIESEIIDKGTPIGWDDIAGLHMAKSVIQEAVVWPLLRPDIFTGLRRPPKGILLFGPPGTGKTLIGKCVAAQCHATFFSISASSLTSKWIGDGEKMVRALFAVARCHQPAVIFIDEIDSLLTQRSDTEHEATRRIKTEFLVQFDGAATGEEDRLLIVGATNRPQELDEAARRRLVKRLYIPLPDAGAREQIIANLLENENNDLTPQHISEIANLTDGYSGADMKSLCSEAAMGPIRSVPLSQIVSISRHKVRPVCVQDFVNALQRVKPSVSQDDLGQYVRWNTTYGQGF